Genomic DNA from Edaphobacter lichenicola:
CCACAGCGGTCCTGCAAAGCGAAAAGATTCCGTCGACAAACCTCACCTCCTCGGCTCGATGCAGATATCCCACCTCTTCATTTACGACCCCATCCCGATCTAGAAATAACGCTCGCTGCTTCATAGCTCCGACAGCACCTCTCGCAGCGAGTCCCGCCAGTACATCATGGTCCATTCGAACCGTTCCTTTAGCTTGGTACAGTTCAATCGCGAGTTCGACGGGCGCCTGGCAGGGGTCGGATACTGATCGGTCGATATCGACTCGATCTTCGCGAATCGCACTCCAGGCTCCTTCTCGCGCTGTTGTTGAACCGCCTCCGCTGCAAATTCGAACCAGGAAGTGTCGCCCCCGCCAGCGGCGTGGTAAACCCCGCTCGCGTCCTGCAACGCAGCCTTCCATCCTATCGTCTGGGCAGTTGCTTCACAACGCTTGATCACGTGCGCTGTCATCCTCGCCAGATCGCGGCTCCAGGTTGGAGCACCATGCTGATCGTCCACGATCCGTAACGCCTCCCGCTCTCGCGCAAGCTTCAGGATCGTCAGCAAAAAGTTCTTCCCTCGTGCCCCGTAAACCCAACTCGTCCGAAAGATCATGTGGCCTGCGCCGCTCTCAGCCAACGCCCTCTCTCCGGCGAGTTTACTGGCGCCGTAGACACTCATCGGTCCGACAGTATCAGTTTCAACATAAGGTTCCTCTCCTGATCCATCAAAAACATAGTCTGTGGAGAAGTGGATGACACCAGCGCCCAGCACTCGCGCCTCTTCTCCTATCACTTTGACGGCCTCAGCATTGATCGCGTAGGCCAGATCCGGCTCGCTTTCCGCTCGATCCACTTCCGTATAGGCTCCGGGATTCACGATCCACCTTGGCCGCACTGCCCGAATCGTATCGCGAACAGAAGTCGCATCCGCAAGATCCATCATCGCGCGCTCCGGAGCAATCACAACGCCCAACGGCTCCAGAGTCTTCAATAACTCCCCACCAACCTGGCCCTTAGCTCCCGTCAGCAGAATCCGCTCCTCCGATGGCAGCCTCCCAAACACCA
This window encodes:
- the rfbD gene encoding dTDP-4-dehydrorhamnose reductase, with amino-acid sequence MVFGRLPSEERILLTGAKGQVGGELLKTLEPLGVVIAPERAMMDLADATSVRDTIRAVRPRWIVNPGAYTEVDRAESEPDLAYAINAEAVKVIGEEARVLGAGVIHFSTDYVFDGSGEEPYVETDTVGPMSVYGASKLAGERALAESGAGHMIFRTSWVYGARGKNFLLTILKLAREREALRIVDDQHGAPTWSRDLARMTAHVIKRCEATAQTIGWKAALQDASGVYHAAGGGDTSWFEFAAEAVQQQREKEPGVRFAKIESISTDQYPTPARRPSNSRLNCTKLKERFEWTMMYWRDSLREVLSEL